Proteins co-encoded in one Arachis stenosperma cultivar V10309 chromosome 7, arast.V10309.gnm1.PFL2, whole genome shotgun sequence genomic window:
- the LOC130941724 gene encoding tubulin-folding cofactor A codes for MATLRNLKIKTSTCKRIVKELHSYEKEVERETAKTADMKEKGADPYDLKQQENVLAESRMMIPDCHKRLEAALADLKGALAELEESNEKEGPEIDDARNTIAEVEKVVGTTEA; via the exons ATGGCTACTTTGAGGAATCTAAAGATAAAGACAAGTACTTGCAAACGCATAGTTAAGGAGCTGCATTCTTATGAGAAGGAAGTTGAGAGAGAAACTGCAAAAACTGCTGACATGAAGGAGAAGGGTGCTGACCCTTATGATCTCAAGCAGCAG GAAAATGTGCTGGCTGAGTCTAGGATGATGATTCCTGATTGCCACAAGCGCCTTGAGGCCGCACTCGCGGATTTAAAAGGAGCATTG GCTGAGCTAGAGGAATCAAATGAGAAAGAAGGTCCTGAAATCGATGATGCTCGAAACACCATTGCTGAAGTTGAGAAAGTAGTTGGAACTACTGAAGCTTAG
- the LOC130941355 gene encoding pirin-like protein, translated as MTQQEFVNNNYKIKEPRLVARKFLAKPQHEGVGAVVRRSIGRFELKYFDPFLVLDEFSVTAPAGFPDHPHRGFETVTYMLQGAVTHEDFEGHKGTIEAGDLQWMTAGRGIVHSEMPASQGTQKGLQLWINLASQNKMVEPRYQEILSKDIAEAMKDGVKVRVIAGEALGTKSPIYTRTPTMYLDFILKPGSHLQQPIPKSWNAFVYVLEGEGIFGNQKSQPISSHHILLLGYGDGLEAWNKSSKQLRFILVGGEPLGEPVVQFGPFVMNTQEEIDQTIDDFENYANGFEKARHWRSQSALSLDY; from the exons ATGACACAACAAGAGTTTGttaataacaattataaaatCAAAGAGCCTCGTCTTGTGGCAAGAAAATTCTTGGCTAAACCTCAACATGAAGGTGTTGGAGCTGTTGTTAGAAGAAGCATTGGAAG ATTTGAGCTCAAGTACTTTGATCCTTTCCTTGTATTGGATGAATTCTcag TCACTGCTCCTGCTGGTTTTCCAGATCATCCACACAGAG GCTTTGAGACTGTCACATACATGTTGCAG GGAGCTGTAACACATGAAGATTTTGAAGGgcataaaggaacaattgaagCTGGTGATTTGCAATGGATGACTGCAGGGAGAGGAATAGTTCATTCAGAAATGCCTGCTTCTCAAGGAACTCAAAAGGGTCTTCAGCTATGGATCAATCTTGCTTCACAAAACAAAAT GGTTGAACCAAGGTATCAAGAAATATTAAGCAAGGACATAGCAGAAGCTATGAAAGATGGTGTGAAGGTTAGAGTAATAGCAGGGGAAGCACTTGGTACAAAGTCTCCAATCTACACAAGAACACCAACAATGTACTTGGACTTCATTCTCAAACCTGGTTCACACTTGCAACAACCTATACCAAAATCTTGGAATGCTTTTGTGTATGTTTTGGAAGGAGAGGGTATTTTTGGAAACCAAAAGTCTCAACCTATAAGCTCACACCACATTCTTCTTCTTGGTTATGGTGATGGATTAGAGGCATGGAACAAATCTTCtaagcaacttaggttcattcttGTTGGAGGTGAACCACTAGGTGAACCTGTGGTTCAATTTGGGCCATTTGTTATGAACACTCAAGAAGAAATTGACCAAACCATTGATGACTTTGAGAACTATGCTAATGGATTTGAGAAAGCAAGGCACTGGAGGTCTCAAAGTGCACTTAGCCTTGACTATTGA